The following are encoded in a window of Amphibacillus xylanus NBRC 15112 genomic DNA:
- a CDS encoding 8-oxo-dGTP diphosphatase: protein MTISKSEQAIFTNMCMVFDDNGRILVQDRISKNWPGVTFPGGHVDQGESFTKSVIREVWEETGLLIKSPVLCGIKQFQTKRDERYVVLLYKTDQFEGELKSSDEGEVFWIEREQLLNYQLAPDFEQMLQVFESDELSEFYYYREGDHWNLKLL from the coding sequence ATGACAATTAGTAAAAGTGAACAAGCTATTTTTACCAATATGTGCATGGTTTTTGACGATAACGGTCGGATACTCGTTCAAGACCGAATTAGCAAGAATTGGCCAGGAGTGACATTTCCAGGTGGGCATGTAGATCAGGGGGAATCGTTTACTAAATCGGTTATTAGAGAGGTTTGGGAAGAAACTGGTTTATTAATTAAGTCACCTGTTCTATGTGGAATTAAGCAGTTCCAAACAAAACGTGACGAACGCTATGTCGTCTTATTGTATAAAACAGATCAGTTTGAGGGTGAATTAAAATCATCTGATGAAGGTGAAGTTTTTTGGATTGAGCGTGAGCAATTATTAAACTATCAGCTTGCTCCTGACTTTGAACAGATGCTTCAGGTGTTTGAGTCTGATGAATTAAGTGAGTTTTATTATTACCGTGAAGGAGATCACTGGAACTTAAAGTTGCTTTAA
- a CDS encoding aldo/keto reductase has translation MKYRKLKNIDMDVSILSYGASSLGSVFKEINESEGIRTVHEAIDLGINLIDVSPYYGLTKAENVLGKALQDIPRDKYFLSSKAGRYGEHDFDFSRKSILTSVEDSLKRLNTDYLDILLLHDIEFGSFDEVMEEGIPALHELKKAGKIRYFGVSAYPLEIFKRVLAQTDLDLILSYCHYSLNDQSLLDLIPFLEEKKVDLINASPLSMGLLSSRGGPPEWHPADDEIKRVCQEAANYCKEQGADIAKLAIQFAVSNELIPTTLVSTANPTNMRHNIQWATEPIDEQLLHAVLTILKPIHNKTW, from the coding sequence TTGAAATATAGAAAACTAAAAAATATTGATATGGATGTGTCTATCTTAAGCTATGGTGCTTCCTCATTAGGTTCAGTTTTTAAGGAGATTAATGAATCAGAGGGGATTAGAACAGTACATGAAGCCATTGACCTTGGTATTAATTTAATTGATGTCTCACCTTATTACGGCTTGACTAAAGCTGAAAATGTACTTGGTAAAGCATTACAAGACATACCTAGAGACAAATACTTTCTATCCTCAAAAGCGGGACGATATGGTGAACATGACTTTGATTTTTCAAGAAAAAGTATCTTAACGAGTGTTGAAGATAGTCTAAAGCGATTAAATACCGACTATCTAGATATTCTTCTATTACATGATATTGAATTTGGTTCATTTGATGAGGTTATGGAAGAGGGTATTCCAGCATTGCATGAATTGAAAAAAGCAGGGAAAATTCGATACTTCGGTGTATCTGCATATCCATTAGAAATTTTTAAAAGAGTGCTGGCGCAGACTGATCTTGATCTGATTTTATCTTACTGTCACTATTCATTAAATGATCAATCACTACTTGATCTTATTCCGTTTCTAGAGGAAAAGAAGGTAGATTTAATTAATGCATCTCCTCTCTCGATGGGGTTACTTAGTTCTCGAGGTGGACCACCAGAATGGCATCCAGCTGATGATGAAATAAAGAGGGTTTGTCAGGAAGCGGCTAATTACTGTAAAGAGCAAGGTGCCGATATTGCAAAACTTGCGATCCAATTTGCTGTAAGTAACGAGCTAATTCCAACAACATTAGTTAGTACAGCTAACCCTACAAATATGCGTCATAATATTCAGTGGGCAACTGAACCGATTGATGAGCAATTATTGCATGCTGTCTTGACAATCTTAAAACCGATCCACAATAAAACGTGGTAA